In Streptomyces sp. NBC_00306, a single genomic region encodes these proteins:
- a CDS encoding RNA polymerase sigma factor SigF, protein MSTASTVATERTEPGTRCPSRELELPEVRDARAVAPKDAREISKVFFVRLSSLEEGTPDYQYVRNTLIELNLALVKYAAGRFRNRAEQMEDIVQVGTIGLIKAIDRFELSREVEFATFAVPYIVGEIKRFFRDTSWAVHVPRRLQELRIDLAKAADELSQRLDRAPSTAELAAHLKLDEEEVIEGIVASNGYTAGSIDTPIDDASDHASAPLSDRLGAPDSDLEIAENVQALKPLIQELDDRDRLILAMRFGQELTQAEIGAELGVSQMHVSRLLNRITSRLREGLLAGA, encoded by the coding sequence GTGTCCACGGCGAGTACGGTTGCGACCGAACGCACAGAGCCGGGAACACGGTGCCCGAGCCGCGAGCTCGAGCTTCCGGAGGTGCGGGACGCCAGGGCGGTCGCTCCCAAGGACGCACGGGAGATCTCCAAGGTCTTCTTCGTGCGCCTGTCCTCGCTGGAGGAAGGCACCCCCGACTACCAGTACGTGCGGAACACCCTCATCGAGCTGAACCTCGCTCTCGTGAAGTACGCGGCCGGCCGCTTCCGGAACCGGGCCGAGCAGATGGAGGACATCGTCCAGGTCGGGACGATCGGCCTGATCAAGGCGATCGACCGGTTCGAGCTGAGCCGCGAGGTGGAGTTCGCGACCTTCGCCGTCCCGTACATCGTCGGTGAGATCAAGCGGTTCTTCCGTGACACCAGCTGGGCGGTCCATGTGCCGCGGCGGCTCCAGGAGTTGCGGATAGATCTGGCGAAGGCGGCCGACGAGCTCTCGCAGCGGCTCGACCGGGCGCCCAGCACGGCGGAGCTCGCCGCGCACCTCAAGCTCGACGAGGAAGAGGTCATCGAGGGCATCGTCGCGAGCAACGGCTACACCGCCGGCTCCATCGACACGCCGATCGACGACGCCTCCGATCACGCGTCGGCACCGCTGTCCGACCGGCTCGGCGCACCGGACTCCGATCTGGAGATCGCCGAGAACGTGCAGGCGCTCAAGCCGCTCATCCAGGAACTCGACGACCGGGACAGGCTGATCCTCGCCATGCGCTTCGGCCAGGAGCTGACGCAGGCGGAGATCGGTGCGGAGCTCGGCGTCTCGCAGATGCATGTGTCCCGGCTGCTGAACCGCATCACCTCGCGGCTTCGCGAGGGCCTGCTCGCGGGAGCGTGA
- a CDS encoding GuaB1 family IMP dehydrogenase-related protein: MRFLNDLKPPYDLTYDDVFMVPSRSAVGSRLGVDLSSPDGSGTTIPLVVANMTAIAGRRMAETLARRGGLVVIPQDIPIEVVTEVIAWVKTRHHVLDTPIVLVPTQTVADALALLPKRAHDAGVVVDADHRPVGVVTDADLTGVDRFTQLSEVMSKDLLLIDADIDPRDAFNTLDAANRRYAPAVDQNGRLVGILTRKGALRATLYSPAVDAQGRLRIAAAVGINGNVAGKAKQLLDAGVDTLVVDTAHGHQESMIAAIKAVRGLDPHVPIVAGNIVAAEGVRDLVEAGADIIKVGVGPGAMCTTRMMTGVGRPQFSAVLECAAEAKKYGKHVWADGGVRHPRDVAMALAAGASNVMIGSWFAGTYESPGDLQQTADGRLYKESFGMASARAVRNRTSEESAYDRARKGLFEEGISTSRMFLDPTRPGVEDLIDSIIAGVRSSCTYAGANSLEEFAERAIVGVQSAAGYAEGKPLHASWS; this comes from the coding sequence GTGCGTTTCCTCAATGATCTGAAGCCGCCGTACGACCTGACGTACGACGACGTGTTCATGGTGCCGAGCCGCTCGGCGGTGGGCTCCCGTCTGGGTGTGGACCTCTCGTCCCCCGACGGAAGCGGCACCACCATCCCGCTGGTCGTCGCCAACATGACCGCCATCGCGGGCCGCCGGATGGCCGAGACGCTCGCCCGCCGCGGCGGGCTCGTCGTCATCCCCCAGGACATTCCGATCGAGGTCGTCACCGAGGTCATCGCCTGGGTCAAGACGCGTCACCACGTCCTGGACACCCCGATCGTGCTCGTCCCCACGCAGACCGTGGCCGACGCGCTGGCCCTGCTGCCCAAGCGTGCCCACGACGCGGGCGTGGTCGTCGACGCCGACCACCGGCCCGTCGGAGTCGTCACCGACGCCGACCTGACCGGCGTCGACCGCTTCACCCAGCTGTCCGAGGTCATGTCCAAGGACCTGTTGCTGATCGACGCGGACATCGACCCGCGCGACGCCTTCAACACGCTGGACGCGGCCAACAGGCGCTACGCCCCCGCGGTCGACCAGAACGGCCGTCTCGTCGGCATCCTCACCCGTAAGGGCGCCCTGCGCGCGACTCTCTACAGCCCTGCCGTGGATGCCCAGGGCAGGCTGCGCATCGCCGCGGCCGTCGGCATCAACGGCAATGTCGCGGGCAAGGCCAAGCAGCTTCTCGACGCGGGCGTCGACACCCTCGTGGTCGACACGGCGCACGGCCACCAGGAATCGATGATCGCCGCGATCAAGGCGGTCCGCGGACTGGACCCGCACGTGCCGATCGTGGCGGGCAACATCGTCGCCGCCGAGGGCGTGCGCGACCTCGTCGAGGCCGGCGCCGACATCATCAAGGTCGGCGTGGGTCCCGGTGCCATGTGCACCACCCGCATGATGACCGGCGTGGGCCGGCCGCAGTTCTCGGCCGTGCTGGAGTGCGCGGCCGAGGCGAAGAAGTACGGCAAGCACGTCTGGGCCGACGGCGGTGTCCGCCATCCCCGCGATGTCGCCATGGCACTCGCCGCCGGCGCGTCCAACGTCATGATCGGCTCGTGGTTCGCCGGTACGTACGAGTCCCCGGGCGACCTCCAGCAGACCGCCGACGGACGGCTCTACAAGGAGTCCTTCGGCATGGCGTCCGCGCGAGCCGTCCGCAACCGTACGAGTGAGGAATCCGCGTACGACCGGGCCCGCAAGGGGCTGTTCGAGGAGGGCATCTCCACCTCGCGCATGTTCCTCGACCCGACCCGTCCCGGCGTCGAGGACCTGATCGACTCGATCATCGCGGGCGTCCGCTCGTCCTGCACGTACGCCGGCGCCAACTCCCTGGAGGAGTTCGCCGAGCGGGCGATCGTGGGTGTGCAGAGCGCCGCGGGGTACGCCGAGGGCAAGCCGCTGCACGCCAGTTGGAGCTAG
- a CDS encoding sugar-binding transcriptional regulator yields MGPAELVQAAAMARRFYLEGKSKIQIAEEFGVSRFKVARVLETALERDLVRIEIRVPAELDAERSDALRAHFGLRHAVVVESPAEAADESPDPENLGEVAADLLGELVNEGDVLGLAWGRSTIHMAAALDRLPPCTVVQLTGVYDAGTAERGSVEAVRRAAQVSGGDAHPIYAPMLLPDAATAAALRNQTGIARAFEYFDKVTVAAVSIGSWEPGISTVYDMLSDEERARYASFGVAAEMSAHLFDRDGRRVGRDLGERCITVEADRLRRIPEVVAIAGGQRKAEAIAAVLRSGLVTSLVTDTAAADHLLSVQAGPRPALERADPDD; encoded by the coding sequence ATGGGACCCGCGGAGCTGGTGCAGGCGGCGGCCATGGCCCGCCGCTTCTACCTCGAGGGCAAGTCCAAGATCCAGATCGCGGAGGAGTTCGGCGTCAGCCGCTTCAAGGTGGCGCGCGTCCTGGAGACCGCCCTGGAACGCGATCTGGTCAGGATCGAGATCCGCGTCCCGGCGGAGCTGGACGCCGAGCGCTCCGACGCCCTCCGCGCCCATTTCGGACTGCGTCACGCGGTCGTGGTCGAGTCGCCGGCGGAGGCGGCGGACGAGTCGCCGGACCCCGAGAACCTGGGCGAGGTGGCCGCCGACCTGCTCGGCGAGCTGGTGAACGAGGGCGATGTGCTGGGTCTGGCCTGGGGCCGGTCCACCATCCACATGGCGGCCGCGCTGGACCGGCTGCCGCCCTGCACGGTCGTCCAGCTCACCGGCGTCTACGACGCGGGTACCGCCGAGCGCGGCTCGGTGGAGGCGGTCAGACGCGCGGCCCAGGTCTCCGGCGGCGACGCCCACCCCATCTACGCGCCGATGCTGCTGCCCGACGCCGCCACCGCGGCCGCGCTGCGCAATCAGACCGGTATCGCCCGCGCCTTCGAGTACTTCGACAAGGTCACCGTCGCGGCCGTCTCCATCGGCTCCTGGGAGCCGGGTATCTCGACGGTGTACGACATGCTCAGCGACGAGGAGCGCGCCCGGTACGCCTCCTTCGGCGTGGCCGCCGAGATGTCGGCGCACCTGTTCGACCGGGACGGCCGACGCGTCGGCCGTGACCTGGGCGAACGCTGCATCACGGTCGAGGCCGACCGGCTGCGCCGCATCCCCGAGGTGGTGGCCATCGCGGGCGGCCAGCGCAAGGCGGAGGCCATCGCGGCCGTCCTGCGCTCCGGCCTCGTCACCAGCCTCGTGACGGACACGGCGGCCGCCGACCACCTGCTCTCGGTCCAGGCGGGGCCTCGCCCGGCGCTGGAGCGCGCGGACCCCGACGACTGA
- the rpe gene encoding ribulose-phosphate 3-epimerase: MAVQINPSILSADFSRLAEEARAVEGADWLHVDVMDNHFVPNLTLGVPVVESLSRATDTPLDCHLMIDDPDRWAPQYIEAGAGSVTFHVEAAAAPVRLAREIRAKGARASMALKPATPIEPYEDLLPELDMLLIMTVEPGFGGQAFLDIMLPKIRRTRELISKHGLALWLQVDGGVSDATIERCAEAGADVFVAGSAVYGAKDPAQAVRALRAKGEQSIASASWACNH; encoded by the coding sequence ATGGCCGTACAGATCAACCCCAGTATCCTCTCCGCCGACTTCTCCCGCCTGGCGGAAGAGGCCCGGGCCGTCGAGGGCGCCGACTGGCTCCATGTCGACGTGATGGACAACCACTTCGTGCCCAACCTGACGCTGGGTGTGCCGGTCGTGGAATCCCTCAGCCGGGCGACGGACACCCCGCTGGACTGCCATCTGATGATCGACGACCCCGATCGGTGGGCACCCCAGTACATCGAGGCAGGGGCCGGATCCGTCACCTTCCACGTGGAGGCCGCCGCCGCTCCGGTACGGCTGGCCCGCGAGATCCGCGCCAAGGGGGCCCGTGCCTCGATGGCGCTCAAGCCGGCCACCCCGATCGAGCCGTACGAGGATCTGCTGCCCGAGCTCGACATGCTGCTGATCATGACCGTGGAGCCCGGCTTCGGCGGTCAGGCCTTCCTCGACATCATGCTGCCCAAGATCCGCCGCACCCGTGAGCTGATCTCCAAGCACGGACTCGCCCTGTGGCTCCAGGTGGACGGCGGCGTCTCGGACGCCACCATCGAGCGGTGCGCCGAGGCGGGCGCGGACGTCTTCGTCGCGGGTTCCGCGGTCTATGGCGCGAAGGACCCGGCCCAGGCGGTGCGCGCCCTGCGTGCCAAGGGGGAGCAGAGCATCGCCTCGGCGAGCTGGGCTTGCAACCACTGA
- a CDS encoding MMPL family transporter, protein MRPRRGVAHLVCGRRAKWIVVVLWLAVMVLAFPLAQKLTDAQDNDAASWLPGSAESTQVLHEAEEFRPEVIPAIVVYARESGLTAADRTRIAEDVAELKRLSAHGVLGNEVRGPVLDRPADPRAAQVFVPIVMDEKGWERIGPAVDSIRGVTGTAAAGLAVHVTGPGGTAADSSEAFEGIDSTLLLSALAVVIVMLLITYRSPTLLLVPVIAAVASLSAAQAVIYLLAEHAGLTVNGQSAGILTVLVFGAGTDYALLLIARYREELRRHEDRHEAMALALHRAGPAVLASGATVVLGMLVLLFAEMNSTSGLGPVAAIGVAVALIAMITLFPALLVVFGRWIFWPVIPHFGSPELTESGVWARMGRWIARRPRAIWAVTAVVLVAFSIGLTQLRAEGISNADSFTEKPDSIVGQEVQATYFPAGSGDPLIVISDAAQAGQVRAAVAATPGVVPASIAVPPGTKPVHEGRVLIEATMTAPADSAAAKDTVERVRDAVHAVPDADAQVGGGTAALLDMDTATRHDNLLIIPLVLLVVLLVLTVLLRALVAPLLLIATVVLSFAAALGLSALAFRYIFDFAGETTDFPLFVFVFLVALGIDYNIFLSTRIREEAGHQGTRAGVVTGLAATGAVITSAGLVLAGTFAALGTLPIVAFAEIGFAVALGVLLDTFVVRSVLVTSLFLDAGPRVWWPHPMSREEDPKEPPATAEEEPAKV, encoded by the coding sequence ATGCGGCCTCGCCGGGGCGTCGCCCACCTGGTCTGCGGGCGACGCGCCAAGTGGATCGTGGTCGTGCTCTGGCTCGCGGTGATGGTGCTGGCGTTCCCGCTGGCGCAGAAACTCACCGACGCCCAGGACAACGACGCCGCGTCCTGGCTGCCCGGCAGCGCGGAATCCACTCAAGTCCTGCACGAGGCCGAGGAGTTCAGGCCCGAGGTCATCCCGGCCATCGTCGTCTACGCCCGCGAGAGCGGCCTCACGGCGGCCGACCGCACGCGCATCGCCGAGGACGTCGCCGAGCTGAAGCGGCTGAGCGCGCACGGCGTGCTGGGCAACGAGGTGCGCGGCCCGGTGCTGGACCGGCCGGCTGATCCGCGGGCGGCCCAGGTCTTCGTCCCCATCGTCATGGACGAGAAGGGCTGGGAACGGATCGGCCCGGCCGTGGACTCGATCCGCGGGGTGACCGGCACAGCGGCTGCGGGCCTCGCGGTGCACGTCACGGGTCCGGGCGGCACGGCGGCCGACTCCTCCGAGGCCTTCGAGGGCATCGACTCGACGCTGCTGCTCTCGGCGCTCGCCGTGGTGATCGTGATGCTGCTGATCACCTACCGCAGCCCCACGCTGCTGCTGGTGCCGGTGATCGCGGCCGTCGCGTCGCTCTCCGCCGCGCAGGCAGTGATCTACCTGCTGGCGGAGCACGCCGGTCTGACCGTCAACGGGCAGAGCGCGGGCATTCTGACGGTCCTCGTCTTCGGCGCGGGGACGGACTATGCCCTGCTGCTGATCGCGCGCTACCGCGAGGAGTTGCGCCGCCACGAGGATCGGCACGAGGCGATGGCTCTCGCGCTGCATCGTGCGGGCCCGGCGGTGCTGGCGAGCGGCGCCACGGTGGTGCTCGGCATGCTGGTCCTGCTCTTCGCCGAGATGAACTCCACCAGTGGACTCGGCCCGGTCGCCGCGATCGGGGTGGCGGTGGCGCTGATCGCCATGATCACGCTGTTCCCTGCGCTGCTCGTCGTCTTCGGCCGCTGGATCTTCTGGCCGGTGATCCCCCACTTCGGCTCGCCCGAGCTCACGGAGTCCGGAGTGTGGGCACGGATGGGCCGGTGGATCGCCCGGCGGCCACGGGCGATCTGGGCCGTCACGGCGGTCGTGCTGGTGGCCTTCTCGATCGGCCTGACCCAGCTGCGCGCCGAGGGCATCAGCAACGCCGATTCCTTCACGGAGAAGCCCGACTCGATCGTCGGGCAGGAGGTCCAGGCGACGTACTTCCCCGCGGGCAGCGGCGACCCGCTGATCGTCATCAGCGACGCGGCACAGGCCGGACAGGTGCGGGCGGCCGTGGCGGCCACGCCCGGTGTGGTCCCGGCCTCCATCGCCGTTCCGCCCGGCACCAAGCCCGTGCACGAGGGCCGGGTGCTGATCGAGGCGACGATGACCGCACCCGCGGACAGCGCGGCCGCGAAGGACACCGTGGAACGCGTACGGGACGCGGTCCACGCGGTCCCGGACGCGGATGCGCAGGTGGGCGGAGGCACGGCCGCCCTGCTGGACATGGACACCGCCACCCGGCACGACAACCTGCTGATCATCCCGCTGGTCCTGCTGGTCGTACTGCTGGTGCTGACGGTCCTGCTGCGGGCCTTGGTGGCCCCGCTGCTGCTGATCGCGACAGTGGTGCTGTCGTTCGCCGCCGCGCTGGGGCTCAGTGCGCTCGCGTTCCGCTACATCTTCGACTTCGCGGGCGAGACGACCGACTTCCCGCTGTTCGTCTTCGTTTTCCTGGTCGCGCTGGGCATCGACTACAACATCTTCCTGTCCACCCGTATCCGCGAGGAGGCCGGCCACCAGGGCACGCGAGCGGGCGTGGTGACGGGTCTCGCCGCCACCGGCGCGGTGATCACCTCGGCGGGCCTGGTCCTGGCAGGCACATTCGCGGCGCTGGGCACCCTCCCCATCGTCGCCTTCGCCGAGATCGGCTTCGCGGTGGCGCTCGGCGTCCTGCTGGACACGTTCGTCGTCCGCTCGGTCCTGGTCACGTCGCTGTTCCTGGACGCGGGCCCGAGAGTGTGGTGGCCGCACCCCATGTCGCGCGAGGAGGATCCGAAGGAGCCCCCGGCAACGGCGGAGGAGGAACCGGCGAAGGTCTGA
- a CDS encoding SMI1/KNR4 family protein: MTDALTRLLTIAPPPSEPRRKDWGAVERTLGVRLPADYKELVHVYGGSNWDDYLYVLEPGCPNENYDLIAWAENQAEDLEGLWEFEKKPAELEPDGAHVVPWATTDNGECLYWLVRPGLEPDEWTVMVNEARGDRWEHFSVSCTRFLASCLDGELRSAILASSFPRAAHEFRRLGGV; the protein is encoded by the coding sequence ATGACCGACGCCCTGACGCGTCTCCTCACCATCGCCCCACCGCCGAGCGAGCCCCGCCGCAAGGACTGGGGCGCGGTCGAGCGCACCCTGGGGGTCCGACTCCCCGCCGACTACAAGGAGCTCGTCCACGTCTACGGAGGAAGCAACTGGGACGACTACCTGTACGTCCTGGAACCCGGCTGCCCCAACGAGAACTACGACCTGATCGCATGGGCGGAGAACCAGGCCGAAGACCTGGAAGGCCTGTGGGAATTCGAGAAGAAGCCGGCGGAACTGGAGCCCGACGGAGCCCACGTCGTCCCGTGGGCGACCACGGACAACGGAGAGTGCCTCTACTGGCTTGTCCGGCCGGGCCTCGAGCCGGACGAATGGACCGTCATGGTGAACGAGGCGCGCGGCGACCGATGGGAGCATTTCTCCGTGTCGTGCACGCGATTCCTCGCGTCCTGCCTCGACGGAGAGCTGCGGTCGGCCATCCTCGCTTCATCGTTCCCCCGCGCCGCACATGAGTTCCGCCGCCTCGGTGGGGTGTGA
- a CDS encoding RsmB/NOP family class I SAM-dependent RNA methyltransferase, translated as MNEQARRRTPKPYRRPKKDPVRILAFEALRAVDERDAYANLVLPPLLKKAREQGDFDARDAALATELVYGTLRRQGTYDAIIATCIDRPLREVDPPVLDVLALGAHQLLGTRIPTHAAVSASVELARVVLGDGRARFVNAVLRKISQDDLDTWVERVAPPYDEDAEDHLAVVHSHPRWVVSALWDSLGGGRAGIEDLLEADNERPEVTLVARPGRSTTDELLAAVGEESGLPGRWSPYAVRMAEGGEPGALEAVREGRAGVQDEGSQLVAIALAGAPLEGSDERWLDACAGPGGKAALLAALAAQRGASLLAAEKQPHRARLVERALAGNPGPYQVIAADGTRPPWLPGTFDRVLVDVPCTGLGALRRRPEARWRRRPEDLEGFAPLQRALLREALSAVRVGGVVGYATCSPHLAETRVVVDDVLRGRGGDPVEAELLDARPLMPDVPALGEGPDIQLWPHLHGTDAMYLALLRRTG; from the coding sequence TTGAACGAGCAGGCACGTCGCCGTACCCCCAAGCCCTACCGCCGCCCGAAGAAGGATCCGGTGCGGATCCTCGCCTTCGAGGCACTGCGGGCCGTCGATGAGCGGGACGCGTACGCCAACCTCGTCCTGCCGCCGCTGCTGAAGAAGGCTCGCGAGCAGGGCGACTTCGACGCGCGGGACGCGGCGCTGGCGACGGAGCTGGTGTACGGGACGTTGCGCCGGCAGGGCACCTACGACGCGATCATCGCCACCTGTATCGACCGGCCGCTGCGTGAGGTCGATCCGCCGGTGCTCGATGTCCTGGCGCTCGGTGCCCACCAGCTGCTCGGCACCCGTATTCCGACGCACGCCGCGGTCTCGGCGAGTGTGGAGCTGGCGCGGGTGGTGCTCGGCGACGGGCGCGCCAGGTTCGTCAACGCCGTGCTGCGCAAGATCTCGCAGGACGACCTCGACACCTGGGTGGAGCGCGTCGCCCCGCCCTACGACGAGGACGCCGAGGACCATCTCGCGGTGGTGCACTCCCACCCGCGGTGGGTCGTCTCCGCACTGTGGGACTCGCTCGGCGGTGGCCGCGCCGGCATCGAGGACCTGCTGGAGGCCGACAACGAGCGTCCCGAGGTGACCCTCGTCGCCCGGCCCGGCCGCTCCACGACGGACGAGCTGCTGGCGGCGGTGGGCGAGGAGTCCGGGCTGCCGGGCCGCTGGTCCCCGTATGCCGTACGGATGGCGGAGGGCGGCGAGCCGGGCGCGCTGGAGGCGGTACGCGAGGGCCGGGCGGGCGTGCAGGACGAGGGCAGCCAGCTCGTCGCGATCGCCCTGGCCGGTGCGCCGCTGGAGGGTTCCGACGAGCGCTGGCTCGACGCGTGCGCGGGTCCCGGCGGCAAGGCGGCCCTGCTGGCGGCGCTCGCGGCGCAGCGTGGTGCCTCGCTCCTGGCCGCCGAGAAGCAGCCGCACCGCGCGCGCCTGGTGGAGCGGGCGCTGGCGGGCAACCCCGGCCCGTACCAGGTCATCGCCGCGGACGGCACACGCCCGCCGTGGCTGCCCGGCACGTTCGACCGGGTGCTCGTCGACGTCCCGTGCACGGGCCTCGGCGCCCTGCGCCGCCGCCCGGAAGCCCGCTGGCGCCGCCGCCCCGAGGACCTGGAGGGCTTCGCACCCCTCCAGCGCGCCCTGCTGCGCGAGGCGCTGAGCGCGGTCCGGGTCGGGGGAGTGGTGGGGTACGCGACGTGCTCGCCGCACCTCGCGGAGACGCGGGTGGTCGTCGACGACGTCCTGCGCGGCCGCGGAGGCGACCCGGTCGAGGCGGAACTCCTGGACGCGAGGCCCCTGATGCCGGATGTCCCGGCACTCGGCGAGGGCCCGGACATCCAGCTGTGGCCGCATCTGCACGGCACGGACGCGATGTATCTGGCGCTGCTGAGGCGCACGGGGTGA
- the fmt gene encoding methionyl-tRNA formyltransferase produces the protein MKLVFAGTPEVAVPALDALIASGRHEVAAVVTRPDAPAGRGRHLVASPVAQRAEEAGIEVLKPAKPRDEDFLARLREIAPDCCPVVAYGALLPKVALDVPARGWVNLHFSLLPAWRGAAPVQHALLAGDDMTGAATFLIEEGLDSGPVYGVITEQVRSTDTSGDLLTRLAFAGAGLLSATMDGIEDGSLRAVPQPAEGISLAPKITVEDARVDWRAPALRVDRVIRACTPAPGAWTEFRGERLKIVNARPAADRTDLAPGELAAGKNNVHVGTGSHAVELLWVQPQGKKPMRAADWARGVRIAPGEHVGVADVG, from the coding sequence ATGAAGCTCGTCTTCGCAGGCACCCCCGAGGTCGCCGTACCCGCCCTGGACGCCCTGATCGCCTCCGGGCGGCACGAGGTGGCCGCCGTCGTCACCCGGCCCGACGCGCCCGCGGGACGCGGACGGCACCTGGTCGCCAGTCCGGTCGCGCAGCGCGCCGAAGAGGCCGGGATCGAGGTGCTCAAGCCGGCCAAGCCGCGGGACGAGGATTTCCTGGCCCGGCTGCGGGAGATCGCGCCCGACTGCTGCCCCGTCGTCGCGTACGGCGCGCTGCTGCCGAAGGTCGCCCTCGACGTGCCCGCACGCGGCTGGGTGAACCTGCACTTCTCGCTGCTCCCGGCCTGGCGCGGTGCCGCGCCCGTGCAGCACGCCCTGCTCGCCGGCGACGACATGACGGGCGCCGCCACCTTCCTGATCGAGGAGGGCCTCGACTCGGGCCCGGTCTACGGCGTGATCACCGAGCAGGTGCGGTCCACCGACACCAGCGGCGATCTGCTCACCCGGCTCGCGTTCGCCGGCGCCGGGCTGCTCTCGGCGACCATGGACGGCATCGAGGACGGCAGCCTGCGCGCCGTGCCGCAGCCCGCGGAGGGCATCTCCCTGGCGCCGAAGATCACCGTCGAGGACGCCCGCGTCGACTGGCGGGCCCCGGCGCTGCGGGTGGACCGCGTCATCCGTGCCTGCACCCCGGCGCCGGGCGCCTGGACGGAGTTCCGCGGCGAGCGGCTCAAGATCGTGAACGCGCGGCCGGCCGCCGACCGCACCGACCTCGCACCCGGTGAACTCGCGGCCGGCAAGAACAACGTCCACGTCGGCACCGGGTCCCACGCCGTCGAGCTGCTCTGGGTCCAGCCGCAGGGCAAGAAGCCGATGCGCGCCGCCGACTGGGCCCGCGGCGTGCGCATCGCCCCCGGTGAGCACGTAGGAGTCGCCGACGTAGGCTGA